In one window of Bacillus mesophilus DNA:
- the sigW gene encoding RNA polymerase sigma factor SigW yields the protein METLIKNRIKQVKAGDQNAYSEIVEIYKDKVFQLCYRMIGNIHEAEDLAQEAFIRAYINIDSYHMDKKFSTWLYRIATNLSIDRIRKKKPDVFLDAEVKGTDGLTMYSQLAAEGNTPEDEVESLELQQTVQEEILKLPDKYRAVIVLKYIEELSLKEISHILDLPISTIKTRMHRGREALRKTLKEV from the coding sequence ATGGAGACACTTATAAAAAATAGAATTAAGCAAGTTAAAGCTGGAGATCAAAATGCTTATAGCGAGATTGTAGAGATCTATAAGGATAAGGTATTTCAATTATGTTATCGGATGATTGGGAATATCCATGAAGCAGAAGATCTTGCGCAAGAAGCTTTTATTCGAGCCTATATCAATATAGATAGCTATCACATGGACAAAAAGTTTTCAACTTGGTTATATCGAATAGCGACGAACCTATCTATTGATAGAATCAGGAAGAAGAAGCCGGATGTGTTTTTAGATGCAGAAGTTAAGGGTACCGATGGGTTAACGATGTATTCTCAGCTTGCGGCAGAGGGGAATACACCTGAGGACGAAGTAGAAAGCCTAGAGCTTCAGCAAACAGTACAAGAAGAGATTCTGAAGTTGCCGGATAAATATAGAGCGGTAATCGTATTAAAATACATTGAAGAATTGTCTTTGAAGGAGATTAGTCATATATTGGACCTTCCCATTAGTACCATAAAAACTCGAATGCATCGGGGAAGAGAAGCACTTAGAAAAACATTAAAAGAAGTTTAG
- a CDS encoding anti-sigma factor family protein yields the protein MNCDSKYVEYMHDYLDEDLSKEHEKELRDHLAECQDCHQHFHELKKTLALVQSTSHIHAPSNFTEKLMARLPQEKKTVKVKRWLKVHPLFTAAAVFSFLMMGSLFTMWSGDQELVVSKHPNLRIEENTVIVPKGTVIDGDLVVKNGDLKIEGEIRGDVTVINGNQYLASAGTVTGEVEEIDQMFEWIWHHIKKGVKETVSVFSSSN from the coding sequence ATGAATTGCGATTCTAAATACGTTGAATATATGCATGATTATTTGGATGAGGATTTGTCCAAAGAACATGAAAAAGAATTAAGAGATCATTTAGCAGAATGTCAGGATTGTCATCAGCATTTTCATGAATTAAAAAAGACCCTTGCACTCGTACAAAGTACTTCACATATACATGCCCCGTCAAACTTCACCGAAAAGCTAATGGCAAGACTTCCTCAGGAGAAGAAAACAGTGAAGGTAAAAAGGTGGTTAAAGGTTCATCCGTTATTTACAGCAGCTGCTGTATTTAGCTTTCTAATGATGGGTAGCTTATTTACGATGTGGAGTGGAGATCAAGAGTTGGTGGTATCTAAACACCCAAACCTTCGAATTGAAGAAAATACAGTTATTGTTCCTAAAGGAACTGTAATAGATGGTGATTTAGTCGTGAAAAATGGTGATCTTAAAATTGAGGGAGAAATTAGAGGAGATGTAACTGTTATCAATGGAAATCAATACTTGGCATCTGCAGGAACAGTTACAGGTGAAGTGGAAGAGATAGATCAGATGTTTGAATGGATTTGGCATCATATTAAAAAGGGCGTTAAGGAAACTGTAAGTGTGTTTTCATCATCTAATTAA
- the cdaA gene encoding diadenylate cyclase CdaA, whose product MSVGEFPILNYLGNIIDILLVWFVIYKLIMVVRGTKAVQLLKGITVIIVVRILSSFLGLHTLQWLMDQALTWGFLAIIIIFQPELRRALEQLGRGKIFARNSIDEEEEQVQQIDAIIKATFYMAKRRIGALLSIERETGMGDYIETGIPLNAKVTSELLINIFIPNTPLHDGAVIIQKQQVAAAACYLPLSESPFISKELGTRHRAALGISEVTDSITIAVSEETGSVSLTKNGELHRDITQEVMKEMLTREFLSPAKTNSSPLWTWRVKKNG is encoded by the coding sequence ATGTCAGTAGGAGAATTCCCAATCCTAAATTACTTAGGTAACATCATAGACATTCTCCTTGTCTGGTTTGTTATATATAAGCTCATTATGGTTGTCAGGGGAACAAAGGCGGTACAGCTATTAAAGGGAATCACCGTGATCATCGTAGTTCGAATCTTAAGTAGCTTTTTAGGACTACATACATTACAGTGGTTGATGGATCAAGCTTTAACATGGGGATTTTTGGCTATCATCATTATTTTCCAACCAGAGCTTAGACGTGCATTAGAACAACTAGGACGCGGGAAAATTTTCGCGAGAAATTCTATTGATGAAGAAGAAGAGCAAGTACAACAGATAGATGCGATTATAAAAGCAACCTTTTATATGGCAAAGCGTCGTATAGGTGCTTTACTCTCTATTGAGCGAGAAACAGGTATGGGTGATTATATCGAGACAGGAATCCCATTAAACGCAAAGGTTACGTCTGAATTATTAATCAATATCTTTATCCCAAATACCCCTTTGCATGATGGAGCTGTGATTATCCAAAAGCAACAAGTTGCTGCGGCTGCTTGCTATTTACCTCTTTCAGAAAGTCCTTTTATTTCAAAGGAACTAGGGACAAGGCACCGAGCCGCACTAGGTATAAGTGAGGTTACAGATAGTATTACTATTGCGGTTTCAGAAGAAACGGGAAGTGTATCCTTGACGAAGAACGGTGAACTACATCGAGATATCACTCAAGAAGTGATGAAAGAGATGTTAACTAGAGAATTTTTATCACCGGCAAAGACAAACTCATCACCTCTTTGGACTTGGAGGGTGAAGAAAAATGGATAA
- a CDS encoding YbbR-like domain-containing protein, which translates to MDKFMNNRWFMRIIALMLALMLYTSVNIETQTQQTDPFSFPVVTSETETLTEIPLEAYYDSDKYVVTGLPQQVSVTLEGPRSAVQPVKLQRSIEVFVNLENLEPGTHQVQVQYRDVTDTVDVTINPTFVTVTIHERVEKEFSVEVDYINELEEGYTLDEAIISPKNVKVVGAKDQVDRIALVKAIVDLQGASEKIDTEATVAVYDSDGNRLSVEVEPEVVSVEVNILSPNKIVPISFISQGNVEDGFSVVAIETPINELTIFGPKEVIDKIEAIENIEVDVSGVVADTTLNVEIPIPKGVEDLVPKTVPVVVKVERNEIRTLTNLPIKVIGLPTALKGGFLSPEGGTVNIELIGAPSVLTEVDETDLDIYVDVSNLGSGQHEVDISVNGPTNVKWSLSTNKATVDITNNE; encoded by the coding sequence ATGGATAAGTTTATGAACAATCGTTGGTTTATGAGAATAATCGCATTAATGCTAGCGCTCATGCTATATACTTCCGTAAATATTGAAACACAAACACAGCAAACAGATCCTTTTTCATTCCCAGTTGTTACATCCGAAACAGAAACACTCACAGAAATACCACTTGAAGCTTATTATGATAGTGATAAATATGTAGTAACGGGGTTACCACAACAAGTGTCAGTAACTTTAGAGGGACCTAGAAGTGCTGTTCAACCTGTGAAATTACAACGTTCAATTGAGGTATTTGTTAATTTAGAAAACCTTGAGCCAGGTACTCACCAGGTTCAGGTTCAATATAGAGATGTAACTGATACAGTAGATGTTACCATTAATCCTACATTTGTGACTGTTACGATTCATGAAAGGGTCGAGAAGGAATTTTCAGTTGAAGTAGATTATATCAATGAATTAGAGGAAGGTTACACTCTAGATGAGGCCATCATAAGCCCCAAAAATGTAAAGGTTGTTGGGGCAAAAGATCAGGTAGATCGAATTGCCTTGGTTAAGGCGATTGTTGATTTACAAGGAGCTAGTGAAAAAATTGATACAGAGGCAACAGTTGCTGTTTATGATAGCGATGGAAACAGGTTATCTGTTGAGGTTGAACCAGAGGTTGTCTCTGTTGAAGTAAATATTTTAAGTCCTAATAAGATAGTCCCAATATCCTTCATATCACAAGGAAATGTAGAAGATGGATTTAGTGTTGTCGCTATAGAAACCCCAATAAATGAGCTCACCATTTTTGGACCTAAAGAAGTCATTGATAAAATTGAAGCTATAGAAAATATTGAGGTTGATGTTTCAGGAGTAGTTGCAGATACCACACTCAATGTTGAAATACCAATTCCAAAGGGTGTAGAGGATCTTGTACCAAAAACCGTTCCAGTTGTCGTAAAAGTTGAGCGGAATGAAATACGTACGTTAACCAATCTCCCGATCAAAGTGATTGGTTTACCTACTGCACTTAAGGGAGGGTTTTTATCCCCCGAAGGTGGTACGGTTAATATTGAGTTGATTGGAGCACCCTCAGTATTGACAGAAGTTGATGAAACAGACTTAGATATATATGTTGATGTAAGTAACCTAGGCAGTGGTCAGCATGAGGTAGATATATCGGTAAATGGACCAACAAATGTGAAATGGAGTCTTTCTACTAATAAGGCAACTGTAGATATAACAAATAACGAATGA
- the glmM gene encoding phosphoglucosamine mutase, with translation MGKYFGTDGVRGIANSQLTPELAFKLGRFGGYVLTKDKQRPKVLIGRDTRISGHMLEGALVAGLLSIGAEVMRLGVISTPGVAYLTKALGAQAGVMISASHNPVEDNGIKFFGADGFKLSDEQEKEIEGLLDQEVDTLPRPIGGDLGQVNDYFEGGQKYLQYLKQTVDDDFSGLHVALDCAHGATSSLAMHLFADLDADISTMGNSPNGLNINDGVGSTHPEKLASMVIEKNADVGLAFDGDGDRLIAVDEKGQIVDGDQIMFICAKYMKTQGKLKHQTVVSTVMSNLGFYKGLEESEVKSIQTAVGDRYVVEEMKKGGYNLGGEQSGHIIFLDYNTTGDGMLSAIQLVNIMKQTKKSLSQLASEMVKFPQILVNVKVRDKYKVIENEEIVNTIKEVEAGMNGNGRILVRPSGTESLVRVMAEAPTEEVCRQIVDKIAAVVTKEMGIE, from the coding sequence ATGGGTAAATATTTTGGTACTGATGGAGTACGTGGAATTGCAAATAGTCAGTTAACACCTGAATTAGCCTTTAAACTAGGACGTTTTGGTGGATATGTACTAACAAAAGATAAACAGCGTCCGAAAGTATTAATTGGAAGAGACACTCGTATATCGGGTCATATGTTAGAAGGAGCATTAGTTGCTGGACTTTTGTCTATCGGGGCGGAAGTTATGCGTTTAGGTGTCATCTCGACTCCAGGGGTCGCATATTTAACAAAAGCGTTGGGAGCACAAGCTGGAGTAATGATATCAGCTTCACATAACCCTGTAGAGGATAATGGGATTAAGTTTTTTGGAGCAGATGGCTTCAAGCTCTCAGATGAACAGGAAAAAGAAATAGAAGGCCTACTAGATCAAGAGGTAGATACTCTACCTCGACCAATAGGTGGAGACCTCGGTCAAGTTAATGATTATTTTGAAGGCGGCCAAAAATATTTACAATATCTAAAACAAACAGTTGATGATGATTTCTCTGGCCTTCATGTGGCACTAGATTGCGCGCATGGCGCAACTTCATCTCTTGCTATGCATTTGTTTGCTGATTTAGATGCTGACATCTCTACTATGGGAAATTCGCCGAACGGTTTAAATATTAACGATGGTGTTGGGTCAACACATCCAGAGAAGCTAGCGAGTATGGTAATTGAAAAGAATGCCGATGTCGGCCTTGCGTTTGACGGAGATGGAGATCGATTGATTGCAGTTGACGAAAAAGGTCAGATTGTTGATGGTGACCAGATTATGTTCATCTGTGCTAAGTATATGAAGACACAAGGTAAATTAAAACACCAAACTGTAGTTTCCACAGTAATGAGTAACCTAGGGTTTTATAAAGGATTAGAAGAATCAGAAGTAAAAAGCATACAAACGGCTGTTGGAGACCGTTATGTGGTAGAAGAAATGAAAAAAGGCGGATATAACCTTGGCGGAGAGCAATCAGGCCATATCATTTTCTTAGACTATAATACGACTGGTGATGGAATGCTGTCAGCTATTCAACTTGTAAACATCATGAAACAAACTAAGAAATCACTTTCTCAGTTAGCAAGTGAAATGGTGAAGTTTCCACAAATTTTAGTGAATGTAAAGGTTAGAGATAAATATAAAGTAATTGAAAATGAGGAAATCGTAAATACGATCAAAGAAGTTGAAGCGGGAATGAATGGAAATGGGCGCATTCTAGTGCGTCCATCAGGAACTGAGTCGCTTGTAAGAGTGATGGCAGAGGCACCTACTGAGGAAGTTTGTCGCCAAATAGTGGATAAAATAGCAGCTGTTGTCACAAAAGAAATGGGAATTGAATAG
- the glmS gene encoding glutamine--fructose-6-phosphate transaminase (isomerizing), with product MCGIVGYIGKQDSKEILLRGLEKLEYRGYDSAGIAVVNENGVQVFKEKGRIATLREAVDEAVIAPVGIGHTRWATHGVPSKVNAHPHQSSSERFTLVHNGVIENYNHLKRDYLDGVSFKSDTDTEIVVQLIEKFVNDGHQIEDAFKETLKLLKGSYAIALLDNQDQNTIYVAKNKSPLLVGLGDDFNVVASDAMAMLQVTNQYVELMDKEIVIVTRESVTIKTLEGRVVERAPYTAELDASDIEKGTYPHYMLKEIDEQPAVLRKIIGNYRNDNGELTVDEEIRQAMVDTDRVYIIAAGTSYHAGLLGKQYIEKIAQIPVEVHISSEFSYNMPLLSGKPLFIFISQSGETADSRAVLVQVKEMGYKALTITNVQGSTLSREADFTLLLHAGPEIAVASTKAYTAQVAVLSILARDAARAKGIEISFDLSKELGIVASAMETLCDDKEEMEKIAREYLSTTRNCFFIGRGIDYYVGMEGALKLKEISYIQAEGFAGGELKHGTIALIEEGTPIIALATQEIVNLGIRGNVKEVVARGANPCIISMKGLNEEDDRYVISADVHELFTPLLSVIPVQLISYYAALHRECDVDKPRNLAKSVTVE from the coding sequence ATGTGCGGAATAGTAGGATATATTGGTAAGCAGGATTCAAAAGAGATTTTATTACGAGGACTTGAAAAGCTTGAATACCGTGGCTATGATTCAGCAGGAATTGCAGTCGTTAATGAAAATGGAGTTCAAGTTTTCAAGGAAAAAGGTCGTATTGCAACATTACGTGAGGCAGTGGATGAAGCTGTAATTGCTCCTGTAGGAATTGGGCATACGCGTTGGGCAACACATGGAGTACCAAGCAAGGTTAACGCTCACCCACATCAAAGTAGCTCAGAGCGTTTTACGTTAGTTCATAATGGAGTAATTGAGAACTATAACCACTTAAAGCGTGATTATTTAGACGGAGTTTCTTTCAAAAGTGATACAGATACGGAGATTGTGGTTCAACTGATTGAGAAGTTTGTAAATGATGGTCATCAGATTGAGGATGCTTTTAAAGAAACACTAAAGTTATTAAAGGGCTCGTATGCTATAGCACTTCTAGATAATCAAGACCAAAATACGATCTATGTTGCAAAAAATAAAAGTCCATTACTTGTTGGTTTAGGTGATGATTTTAATGTAGTAGCAAGTGATGCTATGGCTATGCTACAAGTAACCAATCAATACGTTGAGCTTATGGATAAAGAGATTGTAATCGTAACTCGTGAATCCGTTACTATTAAGACCCTAGAGGGACGTGTAGTTGAGCGTGCACCTTACACAGCAGAGCTTGATGCTAGTGATATCGAAAAAGGAACATACCCTCACTACATGTTAAAAGAAATTGATGAACAACCAGCGGTGCTTCGTAAAATTATCGGTAACTATCGAAATGACAACGGTGAACTTACCGTTGATGAAGAAATCCGTCAAGCAATGGTTGATACAGATCGAGTTTATATCATTGCAGCGGGAACTAGCTACCATGCAGGTTTATTAGGTAAGCAATATATTGAAAAAATAGCACAAATTCCGGTTGAGGTTCATATCTCAAGTGAATTCTCTTACAATATGCCATTACTATCTGGTAAACCATTATTTATCTTTATATCACAGAGTGGTGAAACTGCAGATAGTCGTGCTGTATTGGTTCAAGTTAAAGAAATGGGTTATAAGGCATTAACAATTACGAATGTTCAAGGCTCTACTCTTTCGCGTGAAGCAGATTTTACACTTCTATTACATGCAGGTCCTGAAATTGCTGTAGCTTCTACTAAAGCATATACGGCTCAAGTAGCAGTTCTTTCAATCCTAGCTCGTGATGCAGCAAGAGCAAAAGGAATTGAAATTAGCTTTGACTTAAGTAAAGAGCTTGGAATCGTTGCAAGTGCAATGGAAACACTTTGTGATGATAAAGAAGAGATGGAAAAGATTGCTCGTGAGTATTTATCTACTACACGTAACTGCTTCTTTATTGGGCGTGGAATCGACTATTATGTAGGGATGGAAGGTGCTCTTAAACTAAAAGAGATCTCTTATATCCAAGCAGAAGGTTTTGCAGGTGGAGAGTTAAAGCATGGTACCATTGCGCTTATTGAAGAAGGAACACCAATTATCGCTCTAGCAACTCAAGAAATTGTAAACCTAGGAATCCGTGGAAATGTAAAAGAGGTAGTAGCTCGTGGAGCAAATCCTTGTATTATCTCCATGAAAGGCTTAAATGAGGAAGATGACCGTTATGTAATTTCTGCAGACGTTCATGAGTTGTTTACACCATTATTGTCCGTTATTCCAGTACAGCTTATTTCTTACTATGCAGCACTTCACAGAGAATGTGATGTTGATAAGCCAAGAAACTTAGCTAAGAGTGTAACAGTTGAATAA
- a CDS encoding SulP family inorganic anion transporter, with translation MERLSYKQSWFGNVKGDVLSGIVVALALIPEAIAFSIIAGVDPMVGLYASFTIAVVIAFVGGRPGMISAATGAMALLFIDLVADYGLQYLLAATILTGIIQILFGIFKLARYMKFIPRSVMVGFVNALAIMIFTSQLQHFVGEQWIMFALVGLTLAIIYLFPYFIKAVPSTLVAIVVITALSIFMNYGVRTVGEMGTITQTLPQFFIPSIPLSFETIIIIFPYSLALAVVGLLESLLTATIVDDMTDSDSDKNVESRGQGIANIITGFFGGMAGCAMIGQSVINVKSGGRGRLSALVAGVFLMFLIVVLGDIVVQIPMAALAGVMIMVSISTFDWNSLRTLNLVPRSDAIVMVVTVLAVVFTHNLAIGVFTGILLSAIFFVSKISRVRVDSKLDGNIRIYEVKGELFFASVTELMTIFDYKEEVQKVEINLSRSHILDDSAVAAVDKVVSKFESNGIQVEVTGLNEDSTELVGKLANKLSSH, from the coding sequence ATGGAACGACTATCTTATAAACAATCGTGGTTTGGGAATGTGAAGGGAGATGTCCTTTCTGGTATAGTTGTAGCGCTTGCATTAATTCCTGAAGCTATTGCTTTTTCAATTATTGCTGGTGTTGATCCGATGGTAGGTTTATATGCCTCATTTACAATTGCAGTAGTGATTGCCTTTGTAGGTGGTAGGCCAGGAATGATTTCAGCAGCTACTGGTGCCATGGCATTACTTTTTATTGATTTAGTAGCAGATTACGGGCTTCAATACCTTTTAGCTGCTACCATACTAACAGGAATTATTCAGATCCTGTTTGGGATTTTTAAATTAGCCAGATATATGAAGTTTATCCCGAGATCAGTTATGGTTGGATTTGTAAATGCATTAGCTATTATGATTTTCACATCTCAATTGCAGCATTTTGTTGGAGAACAGTGGATAATGTTTGCGCTTGTGGGACTAACTCTAGCGATTATATACTTATTTCCTTATTTTATAAAAGCAGTGCCTTCGACATTAGTCGCGATTGTAGTGATAACGGCTTTATCCATTTTCATGAACTATGGAGTTAGAACAGTAGGAGAGATGGGAACGATTACTCAGACTCTCCCACAATTTTTTATACCAAGTATTCCTCTATCGTTTGAAACAATTATAATCATTTTCCCTTATTCTTTGGCTCTTGCTGTTGTTGGATTATTGGAGTCATTATTAACAGCTACAATTGTGGATGATATGACAGACTCAGATAGTGATAAGAATGTTGAGAGTAGAGGTCAGGGGATCGCCAACATTATAACAGGCTTTTTTGGAGGAATGGCTGGATGTGCGATGATTGGGCAATCTGTCATTAATGTAAAATCAGGAGGCAGAGGACGGCTTTCGGCCTTAGTAGCCGGTGTATTCCTAATGTTCTTAATTGTTGTACTTGGGGATATTGTTGTTCAAATACCTATGGCTGCATTGGCAGGTGTTATGATCATGGTTTCTATCAGTACATTTGATTGGAATTCCTTACGAACGTTAAATCTAGTACCAAGAAGTGATGCAATTGTAATGGTTGTTACGGTTTTAGCGGTTGTTTTTACTCATAACCTAGCAATCGGGGTATTCACTGGTATTTTACTTAGTGCAATTTTCTTTGTGTCTAAAATTTCAAGAGTACGTGTAGACAGTAAGCTAGATGGGAATATAAGAATATATGAAGTAAAAGGAGAACTCTTCTTTGCATCAGTAACGGAACTGATGACTATATTTGATTATAAAGAAGAGGTTCAAAAGGTGGAAATTAATTTAAGTCGTTCTCATATTTTGGATGACTCGGCAGTTGCAGCAGTAGATAAAGTAGTTTCAAAATTTGAATCAAATGGAATACAGGTAGAGGTAACAGGGTTAAATGAAGATAGTACTGAATTAGTTGGAAAACTAGCCAATAAATTAAGCTCGCATTAA
- a CDS encoding universal stress protein: MYKKIVLATDGSEHSKRAAENAIHIATCTPGSMIEVIYVVNAERAKSDVLANWNSIEINDSRKERMKDVERQAKEAGVTYEIKVLHGEPGPVIVDYINKSDADIAVIGSRGLNKLQEFVLGSVSHKVAKHANCPVLIVK; encoded by the coding sequence GTGTATAAAAAGATTGTATTAGCTACAGATGGTTCTGAACATTCCAAGCGGGCTGCTGAGAATGCCATTCATATAGCAACTTGTACACCTGGATCAATGATTGAAGTCATTTATGTGGTAAATGCAGAGCGTGCTAAATCGGATGTATTAGCTAACTGGAATTCTATTGAAATCAATGATTCACGGAAAGAAAGAATGAAGGATGTTGAAAGGCAAGCAAAGGAAGCCGGAGTAACATATGAGATTAAAGTCCTTCATGGTGAGCCTGGTCCAGTTATTGTTGATTATATTAATAAATCTGATGCTGATATTGCAGTGATTGGAAGCAGAGGGCTTAATAAGCTACAAGAGTTTGTTTTAGGGAGCGTTAGTCATAAAGTTGCAAAACATGCCAATTGCCCAGTACTAATAGTAAAATAA